TTCACGCCAAGTTCTACGACGAACCACGTACGACCCGCGACCAACGACCGGTGAACGAACGTGGCGTTCGTTGCGTAAGCCCGGTTGGAAAACTGTACACCCCTCACGCGCAAAGGACCTGTTCCGGGGCGAGGCGTAGGCTCGTTCCCGGGATGGGAAGGGTCGGGTCGCCGGGGTGCAGGGTCTGGGCGGTCCGGTAGGCGGTTTCTCCGGGGTCTCGGTACACCTCGATAACGCCCCCCGGGAGGTCCACGAGCCACACCTCGGGAATGCCGGCCTTGGCATAGAGGGGCAGCTTGACCTCCCGGTCCGCTGCCGCCGAGGTGTCGGCCACCTCTATGATCAGAACCACGTCCCGGGGCCTGGGGTGGGCCGAGGCGTAGTAGTCGGGCCGGGGCTTCAAAAGGGCGATGTCGGGCTGGAGCTCGGTGCGAGGGTCCAGGGCGATGGGGTCTTGCACGCTCAAAAGCCATGGATTGCCGCTGTGCGGCGCCAGCGTGTGAAGGATACGTTTGACACAGGCGGCGTGCCGGCTTCCGATGGGCGTCATCTCGATCAGTTCCCCCTCGATCAACTCGACCCGGTCGTCCTCGCCGAGAATGCCGGCCTCGGCCATGCGGTGGAACTCGTCGACGGTGAACAGCCGCCGGGCAGGCTCGGGTGTCATGGGGCGGACCTCCGTGGTTCTGCTGCGGGTTCACGAACAGCTCCAGCGTAGCAAGGGGGTATGGGAACTTCAACGGTCCATCCCGCGCCACGCTCGCAACGACGCAACGGGTTTTGGGGTTGGGGGTTTCCGTGGCGAGCTTGGCGGCGTTGCGTGAGTCCCGCAGTTCACGCCAAGGTCTGGGGAACGTCAACTTCTTGGTCTCACGCCACGCTCGCAATGGCGCAACGGAAGGCCGTGGGCAGTCACGCGTGAGGAGTGACGGGGCCGGGGGCGTGTGGCGGTTTCCACGACGAACGACCTGCGACCGGCGGACCACCGTGGCGTTCGTTGCGCGCGAGAAGTTCATGCCAGGTCCCCAAAAGACGTCGGGGAGGCCCGAGGGCCTCCCCGACGGTAGGGGCTACTTCTTCGCGGGGGGCTTGATGCCCAGGCGTTTCGCCGTGTGGTCCCGGCCCAGGTAGAAGTTCAGCCACGACGAGGTGAACCGCAGGTCGTAGTTCACGGGCGGAATCATGTAGGCGCCCAAGGTGTCCTCGGCGCCGTGGCTCTTGAGCCTCGGGTAGGCGCGCACGTAGATGCACTGCTTCTTGTTGGGGTACACCTCGCACCATCCCTCGAACGATCCGCCGCAGGGGCCGTTGCGCTGGCCCTTGGGGCACTGGCTCATGGGGCACAGGTACGCGATGTCGAACAGGGCGCAGTCCCCGCAGTGCAT
This is a stretch of genomic DNA from Deferrisoma camini S3R1. It encodes these proteins:
- a CDS encoding Uma2 family endonuclease translates to MTPEPARRLFTVDEFHRMAEAGILGEDDRVELIEGELIEMTPIGSRHAACVKRILHTLAPHSGNPWLLSVQDPIALDPRTELQPDIALLKPRPDYYASAHPRPRDVVLIIEVADTSAAADREVKLPLYAKAGIPEVWLVDLPGGVIEVYRDPGETAYRTAQTLHPGDPTLPIPGTSLRLAPEQVLCA